Below is a genomic region from Lampris incognitus isolate fLamInc1 chromosome 2, fLamInc1.hap2, whole genome shotgun sequence.
ggaacgagtatattagagggaccgctcaggttggacggtttggaaagcaagaggggcaagattggtggcacgatggcccagtggttagcacttttgcctcacagcaagagggtcctgggtttgaaccccaggccgtcccaagtcctttttttgtgtggagtttgcatgttctccctgtgtctgcatgggtttcctccaggtgctctggtttcctcccaccatcaaaaagacatgcatgaaacaagaaaacaaacaaacaaaaaagagaggcaagatggagatggcttggacatgtgtggaggagagatgctgggtatcttGGTAGAACGATGCTGAATatgcagctgccagggaagaggaaaagcggaaggccaaagaggaggtttatggatgtggtgagggaggacatgcatgtggctggtgtgacagaggaagatgcagaagacaggaagaaatggaaatagatgatccgctgtggcgccccctaatgggagcagccaaaagtcgtAGTAGATTCTATCAGTTGAATGTTGAACATCTGAGGTATTAGCCAGATGACCAATGGCTCTGATTGCTCCATACATTATTTGTCCATTTGCCGCTATATCTACATGGACCTCTCAGTTCCTTGTGATTCTGGATCCCGGTAATGTCCACCCGACATCCCATCCTATCCAAATATCTGAGCACTGTGGTATGTATACATGTACACTGAGGGCAGACAGCTGCTTCCAGAGAAGAACTGGCATGTGCGGTGATGCTGAAGAGACTGGAAGGAAGAGACTGGAAAGCTCGTGTTCAAGCCCCCATCACAGCAAGCATCCACCTGTCTGAAGTTTACTCATGCAAGATACCAAACCAGTTCTTGACGTACTGTGCTTTAGTTGACCCTATATGCACTCTCCCCTTTGTGGAAGGGGTTTGGACAAAAGGAGGAATTTCTCCCTCAGTGATCAATGGACTGCCATAATAAGTCAAACTATCAGGATCATTTAGGTCTGTAAAGACTTTCAACGAGAGACATGCATAGCCGGGACGTACATAGAGGTTGGAATAATTTCCGGTTGGTAGGCCCGTAGTCTCCACAGAGTCCATCCAGAGGAAAGAAGAAATTACTTCTGGTTATGGTCCTGAGCTTTCTGGTGTCAGTAATGGGGAACACAAAATATTCAATCTCTTGGGAATAGAAAATCATAAAATTTAGTGGATTTAAGTAGAGTTGAATTTGTGATGGGGGCATTCTGACATTTCACATCCTCATCAGTATGCATACCCACTGGGCGGCacagcggcacagtggttagcgctgtcgcctcacagcaagaaggtcctgagttcgaaccccggggttgtccaaccttggggtcaccccaggtcgtcctctgtgtggagtttgcatgttctccccgtgtcggcggtgggttttctccgggtgctccggtttcccccaccatcaagaagacacgcATGTtcgggttcatactcctgtctttgccgctgaccgaggcaatggaaagaagaactggagttggtccccgggcgctgcacggcggacgcccactgctcctagctacacagctaggatgggttaaatgaagagtgtagcttccctatggggatcattaaagtatatcaaaaaaaattttaaattacACATCTACACAAATTCACATTAGAGATTAGGTTTAAATAGTGGAAGTTATTCACCTTTTACATCTATGACCAGTTCTGCTCTCCAGCACTTGCAGTTATACCCTTGAAATTGCAGTCAAAGTTATTCGAGGAAACCAAGTCAGCTATGAGGCTAACTGAGCTGTGCTTTAACAGCTCCTATCAATGCATAGTAATATTGCCCTAGTTTAAAATTTCAAATGATTTTTATAATTTTGCAATTTGGCAATGCTCTCCTTCTCCTTAATATCCAGTCTGCAGACACAAAGAAGAGTTTAGAATATGAGTCAAGGCTTGAAGCTTATCGTCAAATCAGAGGAGGGCGACATAAGGTCACAGTCATTTTATCTCCCTTCGTGATTGGCCATGAGAGTTTGTATGATGGTGCACGACGGTGTGTGACTGGAGCGGTGCCGAGAGATAAACTACCTCAGCGAGGGATGTTTGACATGCTAGGTCAAAGGAAAGGTGATAGGAGGGAGCAGATGGCACTCAGGAGAGGACGCACAGAGCAGACAGCGTTGGCACAGCTTCAAATTCTGGGATGAAGAGTCGTGTGTCGGCAACAATTTACCACGAGctcatgtgtgggggggggggatgcagtaTCATTGAAGTAAATATTTTTTGGTGATAGTACAATTACGCCTCACTCAGAAGCGACGTGGCTATTCGTGGCAAAACCTACCGAGAAATGTGCAAAAACCGGCACGCTTGCAACACAGTACCACCTGTTCCTCTGAATACCATTTATTGTTCAATCTACATCAAGTTGGTCCATGGACAAACCGCCTCCACTTATTTCATAGTTTGTAGGATACATTTATGACCAAAGAACACATTTCACACTGCTACAGATTGACAGAACTGCCATATCGAATGTTAAGATATCTATTTACTGTCATgctgagtgtttttttttatcagtagTAAGGTTTTTACTGATGCTGTTACTGCTGCTAGTGTGGTTTCTGGAATAATAATGGCCTCTATAAGTTCCGGTGGGCGGACGGCATTCCATAGTATCGTCCTTCTATCGGTTCGAGTCTGTGCTGTGATTCACAGCTGGACGGAACAGGGTCGTCGCGTTGTCTGGCCCGGCTCGGGAAAAATATAAGACAGACAGTGTAATACAGTATGTTATACTTGGTAGAAAAACTCAAACGCATTGATACTCTCACCGGTCCTCATAGCACAATGTCTTACTTGTACCTATGTTTATTAGTTGTGCGATATCTGAAGATAGTAAACAGCTATGATCATATAGCGATCTTAATGTATCTACAGCTTTGTATATCCTTTTGGTTATGAGGATAAGCATAGTGGGCCTGTACCTAATCATAATTCAGGATTACACCGTATATAAAAAAAAGACCACCGCAGAGTGACACTTCTGTACATGAATGTAGGTTTTTTGTCTCTATACATAGCTGTGACTTCTTTGCTCTCCACGTCCACATTTGTCGCACACTGTCCACCGCCACGTGTCATGGCGACTCCTCTGCAGCATCACTTTGGCAGTCAAACCCGGTACTGTGGACGGGGGAGCCACAGCCTCCCCGCGTCCAAACACTTTCGACTCTCGCGGCGTCCACGCCAGAGCCAGTCAGACAGGCCATCTTTGTGCAGCATAGTTCCTTATAGTAAGTCTTTTAAAGAGTTTTTTGTTAGCACCCGCGCGGCTAACAAGTGTTGTGCTAAGTTTGAAGAGCCCCCCCGTCCCCCAGTTGTCTGGCTGGTCCGTAAAAGGCCGTTTCACAGTTAAGTCCCAAGCAGCAGTCTTGTCCGGGGGGTCAGGGTGAGGGACCCCGGAGGCTCTGAAGGGCCAGTGGTGCTGGTTAATTCGCTCCAGCCAGATGCTAGACCAGTGGTTCCCAATACTTCCAACTCTCCGTGACACCCCAGAAAATAACTTTCCGGGCGCCTCCTAATTTTCCTCCGCGTCTTATTGATTCAAGCTGGAACTCATGCAagacatttttttgttttctaaGGTAATCCGTAACATCAGGAAACACTGTACTAGCCCAAATAACTGATCAACTTATCATAACATGCAGCTAATACGGCTATTTCAGCTAAGTCGGCTGTTTGAAGTATATATTCCTCGCAGCTGTAACAGAATAAATTCACTGTACTGGAAGCCGGAAAGTTTCAGTGTGTTAGATGGGGAAGCTTGTAATATGATGCTTGGCGAGCAACGTAATACAGTAGAACCAGGAAGGTTTGATATTAGCTGTATTAGCCACAGTCACCAGTCTTGTTGAGGTTTTAAACACCTGGCTGGGGTAAAAAGGCTCAAATATGCTGTTGCCCTTCAGGGCCCGGGGGTGCTTCTGTGACCTTTGATACTAGGGGTCACGGACTGTCtctgggagagaggagagagaacatcCATTCGCCGaagtgggacaaaaaaaaaaaaagtcaagaaaAGAAAGAGACATCGGGGTGCAGGCCGATGAAGAGGAAGTATCCAAGCACATCCTCGTTTACTGAAAGACTCCGATAGATGGTTTTGTGTGAACAGGCAAAAACGTgttattttgtcaaagaaataTCTGTGCTGgatactttttttcttctttacacacTTGCACCCTCCTCTGcgcccttctccctctccctatatagttgccccaccccaccccgccccgccccctcCGTTGtcgttctctctttctctttcagcCCTCACAGGCTGTTCTTGTCCGGTAGCTCTGCCTCTGGACTGCGGGGGAAGTAGACAGTGGCTTTGTGTTCCTCGTAGCGGTCGATGTGCTTGAGGTGGACCACCATGTGTAGGGCGTAGGCCAGGACCAGGAGCAGGATCAGGGAGGTCACCAGACCCATGAGGATGGCCGGTGTCAGGAAGGTGGCACAGTCGCTGGCCGACGCGAACTTATCCGACTGCACATTGAAGGCCTGGATCTGGGAAGACAGCAGGGAGAATGGAAAGATGGGATTAGGATGAATTAAAGAGGACAATTGGCTCCTGCCAGGCACAGCggggaaggggaggaggcaaATATATGGACAGGTGGAAACGGCCCACAAGGCTAAATGGACAGCACATGGACAGACTTACAGACAAACAGGCTTAGAGTAAAAATAAGACCTTGCAAaccagtcaacacacacacacacacccacacacacacacacaataagaccTTGCAAACCAGtcaacacacgctcacacacatggTTTTTTGGGGAGACCACGCCGACTTAAATTCCCTGGTGGCTTACAGGTCATTTGCATGTCAGCAGAGCGAGGCGGGCAAAGCCTCGgctctcagttcattttctatgGAAACGGGAGGCAGTCATGCACGTGGGATCCTGGGATCGACAACGGGGTGAGGCAGACAACTGGAGCGGCAAAAAGTagacattttttttcccccagctttACGCAAATGAGAAGCAAACTTGGCCCCGGCAGTGACCGATCGGACCCAGTAGGCGCGCTCCCCAAACTCTGAACCTCACGGACAAGAGTTGAAACAAGGCAGTGTAGAAATGAGAGGGAGAAAGATTCAGGAACCACATGTTctatttttttgtgtggaatgccccccccccttttctccccaatggtatccagccaattaccccgctcttccgaaccgtcccggtcgctactccacctcctccgccaatccgggggggggggggggctgcagactaccacatgcctcctccgatacatggggagtcgccagccgcttcttttcacctgacagtgaggagtttcaccagggggatttagcgcgtgggagggtcacgctattccccccagttcccgccccgaacaggtggcccgaccgaccagaggaggcgctagtgcagcgaccaggacgcacacccacatccggattcccagccgcagacacgaccgactgtgtctgtagggacgcccgatcaagccggaggcaacgtggggattcgaaccgccgatccccgtgttggtaggtaacggaatttCTGTGGAATGTTAAGGCGATGTGAGTCATTGTTTACAGGCATGTCCGCTATACTGGTCCAGCTGAAACCAGACCAGCAAGTGGCGTGTCCGTCTAATCAGATTGTTGAACGTTACATGACACACACACCGCCAGATCACCAACAACTGGCGGAGAGGGCGATTCGCTCCGTTGGCATGACAACATACCGATAATGataccctaaccttaaactaacCCCCCAACGAAGGCAGAAACCGCTTTACATCATTCGACATGTAATTGCAGTGAAGTCAAATTGGGGacaattttctccccagttacacACGCCATCTCAATTAACTGATTTGATGTTCAAAATTTGTGtgtgacagaaacacacacacacacacatcaggcaGAAGACTAAGTTCAGAGATTGCGTTCAAGACCCTCCCAACATTATAACATCGTACCTGAAAATCTGTGAAGGTGATGTGCCAGTTGGCAGACGTGTCGGTGTGGGAGCTGGGCACCAGGAGGGTGTCGTATTTGTGCAGGCTGCTGACGTGCTGGCAGTGGTAGGATGAGGTGGCGGGGGCGTAGACCTCGCTGGCATTAAACGTCGCCTCCTGGGTCCAGTTGTAGTGGATGTGGACACTATCCAGGGTGAACCAGTTCTGACCAGCTGCCTCATAGAAGGTGTTGGACATCTGGAGCCTGGTGGGACAGAGTGTGACGTCATAACGGGTCTGGTCCACGTGTATGCTCATAAAGCCGTACGCATCTCCTGATCGGGAGTCTTGAGGCGGTATTGTATTACCGAGATCATGGCGACTGAAACTGTTTGACGTGTAGGAGAGCAGGTTTTTACCTGATGACCAGTCCTCGTAAGTCCTCCACGTCGCCGAACCGTAACGAGAGCCTGTGGTGAAACATAATCAAAAGACAATCAAATCTATGCAATTATCTAGAGCCACTTATTTGAATTCAGGGTCGCAGGTGGCTGTATCCTGCCCCGGCAGGCATCGAATGGAAGGCCAGCGTAGGTCAGTTCTGTTTTATATattcactagaagaaccccgctacaatgtagcggtctggttatccacccgtctaaatctccctcctcttcatcctgccagctaaccgccttccccctgcccctaaaccccccccactccaactccctccccccacatgctcagaatcatctgaaatgccgagaaaagtggtttttagccatttttagaaaatccttattttgcataattatgcataattatgcataattattttaattttctgctatttttctggtcctctctggaacaatatctaccacctccaagaaaaattaggatcataagtgcatttttgcaaaaatgtatatattttgcataatgccaaaacatttctaagtcccagaaaaaattttttttatgtaggtgaaaaaaatcaaagatgctcagaatcatctgacatgccgagaaaagcggttttttgccatttttagaaaaatgcatattttgcacaattatgcaattatgcataattttaattttctgggatttttcccttactctctgagacaatacctaccacctccaaaaagaattaggatcataaatgctttagttttcggtcccgctatctacactaacacaaacacacacactataaccacacacacacacattacgaaaatataggaGTAGATTAGTTCCACCTCCCGTACTTACTGAGACATCTACTGACTTGTCATAAGTCAGCTATTAATGCCCCACAGGACTCTGGTCTCATTGGATTACTACCATACATTAGATCAAATGACTGTTTCTAACTGTGCCAGTATTGCTACCCTGGAACAAGTCTGAATCTGAACGTGTATGTTGGTGTTTGGGTTTAGTGTGCTGTCACAAAAGAAAGTTGACCTCCACTTTATGTGAGGTCCCGTACGTTTTGTGCTGTACTATAGCATATGAGTTATATATTGGATCTTTCTAGCACGGTTGTAGTACCCGAGTATTGATTCGGTCTTGAGTCCACATTTTAAAGGTCTCGGCCTTGTCTGAGACTTCACTGCATAATGACTCGGACATGACTCGGTCTTGGACAGTGTGGACCCGCGGTAATTTTTCAAGACCGGTCGAGTACAAGACTTTAATTTTGTTTCTTTAATgattaataataacaacaacaataataataatgataatgataataatacattttatttgtatagtgcttttcaaggtacacaaatACGCTTTACATAAGATGAAATAAAGATAAATGCAATACaccaaaaacatgtaacacacaaaattaatcatacattaaaagcaattctgaatagTTTAGtcttgattaatgatttgaacatgTAGAgattggtgcagtctctgatgtgtttggggagagagttccagacggggggtgggggtgggggggcagctatgaagaaggctCTGCCACCCCAGGCCCGGTGCTTGGTCCTATATAgcggagacaggaggttggcatcgcaGGAGCAAAGGCTGTGGGAAGGAGAATGGTAGAGGAGCAGgctggtgaggtaggagggggcctggttaagGAGGGCATGGGgaatgaggagaaggactttgatttggatccgttgtgggacaagGAGCCagcggaggttctggaggacaggggtgatgtggtcacaggagcgggagtgggtgagcaggtgaacagcagagttctggatgtactggagtttgtttaggactttggctgatgagccatagagaatgctgttgcagtagtcaattctggatgtgatgaaagcatggatcaaagtttcggcagcagagaaggagaatgATGGGCGGAGACGAGctgtgtttcttaggtggaaaAAGCccgttctggtgatttgattgatgtggtgttcaaaggagaggttgctgtcgaaaatgattccaaggttgTAGATGTGTggcgagggagacagagtggactAATCCAGTGCGAggtagaagttgtgagtggttttggtaagggatttggggccggtgatgatcatgtcagatttatcacaatttagtttgaggaagttggcttgcagccatgatttaatttcagtgaggcagttggtcagaccgGAGTaaattgtagtggtgatggatttagtggagatgtagagctggatgtcatctgcatagcagtggaAGTGAAGACCATGACAAGGTATGAttttaccaagggggagcatgtaaaggatgaacaggaaaggaccaagcaccgaaccctggAGGATGCCATGGGACAAAGGagcggtgaaggaggtgcagttgttcatgctgatGAAATGTTGACTGCTTGTGAGATATAACTTTAACCAGGAGAGGGCAGTAACAGTGATGCTGAGGGaggtgggagagaagaatggtgtggttgatggtgtcgaaagctgcagtgaggtcaaggaggattaAAATGCTGAtgtggccagagtctgaggagaggaggagctCATTGGTGATGTTAagcagggctgtttctgtgctgtcctGTTagcagaccaagctagtcagcctagcttggtctagtcagaaaggcacaaactgaggaagcctcttggatgagaggcgaaacgtcttcacggatatataccaagtccagttgcacttgattcaactcctttggataaccatgacctggatgaatgagaacattcacagacaggctaTGCtcactgcatcctcaacagaccagtTGGCTTGATAGTCAAATTAATATTggccatcattggggaggtgcaagatttaaagtatgacagaatgatacgctcaaatgctttcatggccacagatgttagggtaaCTGGTCTGAAgtaattgaggcaggtgatctttgaggactttggcacaggaatgatggtagagagttgaaacactgtgggactgtacattggcttggagaggtgttaaatatggtggaaaatattggggccaactGTGCTGCACAGTGGTTCAACAAAACAGGACTGATgccatctggccctgctgctttcctaataaTCAGTttcttgaatgttgctctcacctcatcctcctggatgcagaagggtggcattggagtgggagaggggggatggctggtgggacaggcttttcaaaccttgcataaaactcatTTAATTTATCTGGGGGGTTAtagtcattatctggaggggagcaggggcgtttttGCAATCTGACATTTCCTTAAGAtttttccatattgatctggagttactggaagagaattgttgttccAATTTTGTTGTGTAGCTgcactttgcttttcttattgcctCACGCAACTTATACGGCTCTGGCAGCTCTGTACTGATCCTTGTTTCCGTTTctgtatgcccagttcttttcgTTGGGTAGGAGGTGTAATTTATTGCCATACAATGTCACTGTTTCGGTAGGAATGCACGTTTGATAAGATCAGGCCGGTAGTGGGGGCGATAGCAGTGTCTCCTGAACCTGGACAGCGTCCCTGTTCTCCGTCTCCCTGTGCTAGGTATTTCCTCAGGGTGGCGATCCAGTGTTGTTTACAATCAGTATATCCTCTGGAATGTTGGCAGAAATGTTGGCAGATAGTTCCAAATCGCCAAAAGTCGTCCTCCTGATGTACAGCAACTCCTCGTGGTTGTATCTCCATTGATATGGTGCTTTTCTGACATAAACCATAGAAAAAAGgtgcaagacacagcagcagagcaggaacCGGGGCAAGCC
It encodes:
- the atp6ap1lb gene encoding ATPase H+ transporting accessory protein 1 like b → MAAHAFLLCSLALLSVHSRPSLSFADEELQPGLTYDEVPEILDRSRENPKKATRVTSSRDGGLGLESEQVFLTPEDENPLRRILQPFNWHQPGMPLSKRKLLQSLMGPYGPLSVSYNGKTCILFKAKRLAIRYRNHTFIDLTERVFSPNSPVDTKGSICTKEKATLSLRFGDVEDLRGLVIRLQMSNTFYEAAGQNWFTLDSVHIHYNWTQEATFNASEVYAPATSSYHCQHVSSLHKYDTLLVPSSHTDTSANWHITFTDFQIQAFNVQSDKFASASDCATFLTPAILMGLVTSLILLLVLAYALHMVVHLKHIDRYEEHKATVYFPRSPEAELPDKNSL